The following proteins are encoded in a genomic region of Nymphalis io chromosome 8, ilAglIoxx1.1, whole genome shotgun sequence:
- the LOC126770325 gene encoding putative fatty acyl-CoA reductase CG5065, giving the protein MASEVNDWYRGRKVLVTGASGLMGKVLIEKLLYSVPDIGCVYALVRSKRGKTPESRIEDMWKLPLFSRIREEKPHVMKKLVPVSGDILYDNLGIEKVQLEKIYDEVSVLFHFAASLRLEAPLKEGLEMNTKGTLRVLDVAKKIKNLLAFVHLSTAFCYPDYERMAEKVHDPPANPHDVLRAASWLSDDQINLLAPTLMQKHPNSYTYSKRLAEALVKESYPQIPAVVVRPSIVTPSYKEPTPGWVDNLNGPIGLMIGAGKGVIRTMHCYGHYHAEVIPVDIAINSIILIPYYINTKIERPTEIPVFNLTSGDDRDTTWKEVLDIGKATVRKFPFEGPLWYPNGNIRHSKLIHELCVFFYHIIPAYLIDFLMLIFGQKRFMIRIQNRISVGLEVLQYFTTREWWFDTHNFKTLATKLNQTDFATFPMNLAIIEVGPYIESCMIGGKLYCLKEKLENLPKARLQNNILFLLDLLVSAFFYLFLLYWLVNLFEPLRVLLSYGGPFVRYLPLVGNAVFRDA; this is encoded by the exons ATGGCGTCAGAAGTGAACGACTGGTACCGAGGCAGGAAGGTGCTTGTTACTGGTGCCTCAGGGCTGATGGGAAAAGTTCTGATAGAGAAACTTCTGTACAGCGTGCCTGACATTGGCTGCGTTTACGCACTCGTGCGCAGCAAACGCGGGAAGACGCCTGAATCGCGAATTGAGGATATGTGGAAATTACCT TTATTCTCAAGAATAAGGGAAGAAAAACCCCATGTTATGAAGAAACTCGTGCCGGTTAGCGGGGACATCCTCTATGACAACCTAGGCATCGAAAAGGTTCAGCTAGAAAAAATATACGACgag gtGTCGGTATTGTTCCACTTCGCTGCCAGTCTTCGCTTAGAAGCACCTCTAAAGGAGGGCCTTGAAATGAATACCAAGGGAACCCTTCGAGTTTTGGACGTAGCTAAGAAAATAAAGAATCTCCTAGCCTTCGTGCACCTGTCAACAGCCTTTTGCTACCCTGATTACGAAAGAATGGCTGAAAAG GTGCACGATCCCCCAGCAAATCCACACGACGTATTACGAGCTGCGAGTTGGTTGTCAGACGATCAGATTAATCTTCTAGCACCGACTTTGATGCAGAAGCATCCTAACTCGTACACTTACTCCAAACGCCTGGCTGAAGCGCTCGTCAAGGAGAGCTATCCTCAAATACCAGCCGTTGTAGTACGTCCAAGCATCG taacacCTTCATATAAAGAACCGACTCCAGGTTGGGTAGATAATCTTAACGGACCAATAGGTTTGATGATCGGAGCTGGTAAAGGAGTTATTAGAACAATGCATTGCTATGGACATTATCACGCGGAGGTCATTCCTGTGGACATCGCTATTAATAGCATTATACTCATCCCTTACTACATTAATACTAAAATTGAAAg ACCAACCGAAATCCCCGTATTCAATCTTACATCAGGAGACGATAGGGACACAACTTGGAAGGAGGTCTTGGATATCGGGAAGGCGACTGTCCGTAAATTTCCATTCGAAGGGCCGCTTTGGTATCCAAATGGAAACATAAGACACAGTAAATTAATCCACGAATTGTGTGTTTTCTTCTACCACATCATTCCAGCCTATCTTATAGATTTCTTGATGCTTATATTCGGGCAAAAAAGATT CATGATTCGCATACAAAATCGTATTTCCGTCGGTCTGGAGGTGCTTCAGTACTTTACAACCCGAGAATGGTGGTTCGATACGCACAATTTTAAAACGCTGGCAACTAAACTGAACCAAACAGACTTTGCAACATTCCCTATGAACCTAGCTATCATCGAAGTAGGACCTTATATAGAGAGTTGTATGATAGGCGGCAAGCTGTACTGTTTGAAGGAAAAATTGGAAAACCTACCAAAAGCaagattacaaaataatat attattCCTCTTGGACCTACTCGTTTCTGCGTTCTTCTATTTATTCCTTCTATATTGGCTGGTTAATTTATTTGAACCATTGCGCGTTCTTTTAAGTTATGGAGGCCCCTTTGTTAGATATCTACCATTAGTTGGAAACGCCGTATTTAGAGATGCGTGA